Below is a window of archaeon BMS3Bbin15 DNA.
AGGTGATTAAGATACCACGGTTCAATTGATTTTTTATAAATTTTAGCCAAAAGTATAGGAGAAGGAGTTTCGAATTGATTTCATCCAATTAGAACCGGAGTTTTAAGGGGGTAATTGGATGGTCTCAAAAATGTATCTAAGATAAAACAAAAGATTTATATTGAAAAAGAACTAAATTCGAAGAAATGCCTTAAGCTCTTGATTTAAAGGTAGTATTAAAACCAAGGAAAGATGGTAGACATACTTTAACGATAACTTATATATGATATTAGTTAGCTGAAATTTCTCTGCCTAGGATATAATGTTAAAACGTGATTGGTTTAAAAATTAATTCTGAACTTCTCCGCTCCTCACTCCCTTAGGTAGGCTTCACATGTCCACCAGCCGTTAATCTGACATAACCTTACAATTTTTGGTAAATACATATACCGCATTCAGCTTTTTCTGAAAAAAACAGGCTTTTGTACCTTACTTATATTAAGTATATTAATAAATTGCAGATGCCCTAGAAGATACTGAAACTTCGGCACTCTCTCCTCTACTGCCTTTTCTGAACATCTCGACTATTGAATTCTTCTCAGCCATCTTTATAAAGCCCCTTCTCTCATACCAGCTTACCCTGGAGCTGAATGTAGTCGTTATTATATCTCTATCCCCAAAATCATAGACAACTCTATCCAGAAGCATGGAACCAAGGCCTTCTCCTCTTCTGAAGTTAATTACATTAATCAGTTTTATCTTGACATTGTTCTTCTGCTCAGCCACAATAGCTCTTCCAATAACCTGAGAGATATCCCACAGGAGATATTCAGTAATATTGCCATTCACAAGAACTTCAAACATTCCCGGCAGAATATTTTTACCCTCATAAAAAAAAATTGTAGATAAAAATAGTAAAAAAATAGAAGAGTTGAGAGTTTAAATACCCAGCTCTTTCCTCTTCTTAACTATGTGTTCTTCCAGCTTATCCGCTGCTCTGGCAGCATCACTCTCCACAAGGAGCTTGCCGCCTGTAATATTCTCTATATCTTCAGTGAGAAGCTTCACCACTTCAGGGGCGCCACCCACAGGTGGGAGCGGGTCAACATGGGTATACACACCCAGGGCAAGAGCGAAAATAGCATCGATTGTAGCCTTCTGCTCCATATACTCCGGTGCTGTAACAGCTATTGGCAGCTGGGGCACATCAACACCCAGGGCATCAGCTATTGCTATTACAAGCTGAGCAAGCCTGCCTGTATCCGTGCATGTACCGAAACTCAGCACAGGTGGAACATTCAGAGCTTTGATAACCCCTTTAAGCTTCTCACCTGCAAGCTCCTGAGCATCAAGACTTGTAAGGCCAGCAACCTGAAGAGCAGCATTACCGCAGCCCATACTCAGCACAAGGATATCCTTCTTTATAAGCTCCTTTGCTATTATAACGGTCTTCTCATCCTGAGGACCGTTCTTCAGAGTTGAGCAACTAACAAGGGCTACAACACCCTTAATAGCCCCAGCTTTTATACCATCCAGAAGAGGGTCAAGGCTGCCACCCAGTGCTTCAAGAATACTCTCAATAGAAAAGCCCACCACAGCAACCTGCTTCCTTTTTGGTACTCTTGTAGGCTTACCCTTTCTATTCCTGAAACTTTCTATTGCAAGGTCTACAAGCTGCTTGACCTGCTCCCCTACCAGCTCCGGCTTATAGTCAATAGCCTCATCCACGCCTCTCATTCTCACCAGCTTTGAAACAGAAACAAGCTTAACTCCATACTTTTCCTGATAATCGGCGAGGTCAGGTAGAGAACAGTTCATATCCATTGCAAAGACATCTATAGCACCTGTTGCCAGAACATACTCCTGAGTTATCCAGTTACCTGTCAAACCAACAAAAACATCATCAACTGCATAACGCTGCAGAAGCTCCTGCCCTGTTTCTATAGACCCCACTATCTTAAGTCCTCTGGCTCCAGCATCTCTTGCCTTTTTCTGGACTTCCTCATTTCTGGCAAACTCAATCAGAGCTGCACCCACAAAGGGCTCGTGCCCATTTACAGCTATATTAACATACTCCGGCTCAATAATTCCCAGGTCAACACTGCCTATATGAGGCTTCGGAACACCGAATAGGGAGTCCTGTATAACCTCAATGCTGAGCTGTGCGGCAAGGCTTGTGGCTATTCCCATTCTCATAGATTTCAGTGCAAGTGAAACATAGTTTGTATCCACATTTGTCATAGAAGAGGCAGCATTACTCATAATCTCATGCATAACACCACCCGGGAATATACCCAGTTTCCTCCATAGCTTCTTTCTCTGCTCTGGCGCAAAAATTTCAACAAGTTTACTGGGTTCATCCGCATCTCTATTCAAATCTTCAAGCACAAAATCAGCCACATTCACTGCTATATCATTTATATCCCTGTTATCAGTTTCAATACCAAGAGCCTGTGCAAAAGTTAAAAGCTTATCAGGTGCACTTATACCGAAAGGCGTTTTACCCTCGGCTGTTGCCTTCAAAGTTTTAACTGCCTCAACAGCATGGTAAGCATAGGCTGACGTACCCATAATATTTCTGTGAAGCATGTTACGCATTGCCATGGCATTTGCATCTATGCCGCATGCACCATTGGGAGCCTTTTCTGTGATTCTGCAGGGACCCATACTGCATAGCTGACAGCTTATACCCTGACTA
It encodes the following:
- the cooS2 gene encoding carbon monoxide dehydrogenase 2, which produces MENPSYHETINEMYKRVKEDGLTNVADRYESQSNKCTFCSQGISCQLCSMGPCRITEKAPNGACGIDANAMAMRNMLHRNIMGTSAYAYHAVEAVKTLKATAEGKTPFGISAPDKLLTFAQALGIETDNRDINDIAVNVADFVLEDLNRDADEPSKLVEIFAPEQRKKLWRKLGIFPGGVMHEIMSNAASSMTNVDTNYVSLALKSMRMGIATSLAAQLSIEVIQDSLFGVPKPHIGSVDLGIIEPEYVNIAVNGHEPFVGAALIEFARNEEVQKKARDAGARGLKIVGSIETGQELLQRYAVDDVFVGLTGNWITQEYVLATGAIDVFAMDMNCSLPDLADYQEKYGVKLVSVSKLVRMRGVDEAIDYKPELVGEQVKQLVDLAIESFRNRKGKPTRVPKRKQVAVVGFSIESILEALGGSLDPLLDGIKAGAIKGVVALVSCSTLKNGPQDEKTVIIAKELIKKDILVLSMGCGNAALQVAGLTSLDAQELAGEKLKGVIKALNVPPVLSFGTCTDTGRLAQLVIAIADALGVDVPQLPIAVTAPEYMEQKATIDAIFALALGVYTHVDPLPPVGGAPEVVKLLTEDIENITGGKLLVESDAARAADKLEEHIVKKRKELGI